One part of the Brevundimonas sp. NIBR11 genome encodes these proteins:
- a CDS encoding SIMPL domain-containing protein encodes MRPVLAALLLSTALASPALAQAQTPPATIGQQYVPAPWWMRDPVIASIGYVRVELQANRAGFSATFQTVDRSVAEASRKAADQVRALSQTLAAYGVETVRVETSLTTQPLYDQYRDENGILRDNTRADRIERYQAQATVSLTVRDVRQLERIYATVVASQPNSIGQVYFSLEPDNEAKSNLAREAVRDAANRARSAVEAAGGTLGAVRVIDPTGRACQTDVLAGWPSYGSGASQATTVDEVVVTGSRMRRGEMAMAPPPPPPPPAPGQAPSEAQIEAARLALQPPLQVLTDQACVVYGLN; translated from the coding sequence CCTGCTTTCCACCGCCCTTGCAAGCCCTGCCCTGGCCCAGGCCCAGACGCCGCCCGCCACCATCGGCCAGCAATATGTCCCCGCCCCCTGGTGGATGCGCGATCCCGTGATCGCCTCCATCGGCTATGTCCGGGTCGAACTTCAGGCCAACCGCGCCGGCTTTTCCGCCACCTTCCAGACCGTGGACCGCTCGGTCGCAGAGGCCTCGCGAAAGGCCGCCGACCAGGTGCGCGCCCTCAGCCAGACCCTCGCCGCCTACGGAGTCGAGACCGTCCGCGTCGAGACCAGCCTGACGACCCAGCCTCTGTACGACCAGTACCGAGACGAGAACGGCATCCTGCGCGACAACACCCGCGCCGACCGTATCGAACGCTATCAGGCTCAGGCCACCGTCAGCCTGACCGTCCGCGACGTGCGTCAGCTGGAGCGGATCTACGCCACCGTCGTCGCCTCCCAGCCCAACTCCATCGGCCAGGTCTATTTCAGCCTCGAGCCCGACAACGAGGCCAAGTCCAACCTCGCCCGCGAGGCCGTGCGCGACGCCGCCAACCGCGCTCGCTCTGCTGTCGAGGCCGCCGGCGGCACCCTCGGCGCGGTCCGCGTGATCGACCCGACCGGCCGCGCCTGCCAGACCGACGTGCTCGCCGGCTGGCCCTCCTACGGCTCGGGCGCTTCTCAGGCGACGACGGTCGATGAGGTCGTCGTGACCGGCAGCCGCATGCGCCGTGGGGAAATGGCCATGGCCCCGCCGCCTCCGCCGCCGCCGCCCGCGCCCGGCCAGGCCCCCTCGGAGGCCCAGATCGAGGCGGCGCGTCTGGCGCTCCAGCCGCCGCTTCAGGTCCTGACCGATCAGGCCTGCGTGGTCTACGGCCTCAACTAG